GCATAGTTGGACCACTGGTATTTGTAAAAGATATTGAAGGCGTAAAATACGGTGAAATTGCTCAGATTGAAACACAAGACGGTAAGATCCGTATGGGAAAAGTTCTTGAGGTATCTACGGATATTGCGCTTGTACAGGTTTTTGAGGGAACCAGAGGGATAGATGTTTTTAATAGTAAGGTGCGCTTTCTTGGAAGGGGGATAGAACTTGATGTTTCCATGGATATGGTAGGGCGAGTTTTTGATGGTTTTGGACGGCCAAAGGACAATGGGCCGAACATCCTCCCGGAAAAGAGTCTTGATATCAATGGAAACCCGATCAATCCCTGTTCGCGAAATTATCCATCAGAATTTATTCAAACAGGACTATCTGCAATTGATGGATTAAATACTTTGGTAAGAGGACAGAAGTTGCCGATATTCTCCGGGACTGGTCTTCCGCACTCAAAGATTGCCGCGCAAATTGCCCGGCAGGCAAAGGTATTGGGTAAAGATGAAAATTTTGCAGTTGTTTTTGGCGCAATGGGTATAACATTTGAAGAGGCAGAATTCTTTATTGATGATTTTAAAGATACGGGGGCGATAGAAAGAGCAGTCCTTTTTATGAATCTTGCTAATGAGCCTGCAATTGAAAGAATTGCGACACCGCGCATGGCGCTTACCTGTGCGGAATATCTCGCATTTGAAAAAGGTATGCACGTATTAGTTATATTAACTGATATGACTATGTATTGTGAGGCGTTACGTGAAGTATCGGCTGCGCGAAAAGAGATACCGGGAAGACGCGGATATCCGGGGTATTTATACACAGATTTAGCCACTATATATGAACGTGCAGGAAGAATTAAGGATAATGCGGGTTCAATTACATTGATCCCTGTTTTAACCATGCCGGAAGATGATAAAACGCATCCTATTCCCGATTTAACCGGATATATTACTGAAGGACAGATAATCATTTCTCGGCAACTGCACAGGAAAGGAATTTATCCGCCGATAGATGTTTTACCCTCATTATCGCGATTAAAAGATAAAGGTATCGGGCAGGGAAAAACCCGTGAAGATCACTCAGATGTGTTGAACCAATTATTTGCCTGTTATGCACGGGGAGTTGAAGCAAAAGAGCTTGCGGTTATTTTGGGTGAGGCTGCATTAAGTGATATAGATAAGTTGTATTCGGCTTTTGCGACTAAGTTTGAAAACGAATTTGTTAAACAAAGTGAATATAACGACAGGAGCATTGAAGATACGCTTAATATTGGGTGGACATTATTGAGTATGATGCCTCAACAGGAATTAAAGAGAATTCGTCCTGAGTATATTGCCAAATATTATAAAAAGGGTTAAGTGAGGTAGAGGTAACATGAGATTAGCTGTTAATCCAACTCGTATGGAGCTTATGAAGCTGAAAAAGCGGCATGTCCTTGCCCTGAGAGGCCATAAGCTTTTAAGGGATAAACAAGAAGAGCTTATGAGAAGGTTTATGCTGCTTGTGAATAATCTCGAAGAATCTCGTAAAGAAGTCGAAAAAGAACTTGTCAAATCATTTCAGCTTGCGGCGCAAATCGGGATGTCTTTGCCTGAGAGTACCTATAAAAATTTTGATTATTTCCAAAACAAACGATTAGAACTTACCAATACAAAAAAAAGAATTATGAATCTTACTCCGCCGCATTATGAGATCACAACGTTACCTGACCCCTACATCTATAGTTTGGTAAACACGTCTTTTGAGGTGGGGAATTTTGCGCGTGTGTTTAAGAATGTTTTGCCAAAATTAATTGCACTTGCAGAGCTTGAAGCTTCCTTTGTCATTATTTCAGATGAACTTGAGAAGACACGCCGGCGGGTTAATGCGCTTGAATATGTGCTCATACCGAGTATCGAAGAAACAATAAAATATATTGAAATGAAATTATCTGAACTTGAACGATCAACATTAGTGCGACTAATGAGAGTAAAAGAGCTTCTACAACAACAGTGATGCTTAAGTAAATAAAGTATGAAGGAGTAGATTATGTCTGACAAAGTTTTTTTGTTCCCTGGGCAGGGATCACAATCAGTGGGTATGGGGCGTGATCTGTATGATGCATTCGGATCAGTAAAAAAGGTGTTTGATGATGCCCAAAACATACTCGGTTTTGATATAAAGAAATATTGTTTTGAAGGGCCGCTCGAAGATCTCACAAAAACAGATATTGT
The DNA window shown above is from Candidatus Ancaeobacter aquaticus and carries:
- a CDS encoding V-type ATP synthase subunit B, which codes for MLKEYLTISSIVGPLVFVKDIEGVKYGEIAQIETQDGKIRMGKVLEVSTDIALVQVFEGTRGIDVFNSKVRFLGRGIELDVSMDMVGRVFDGFGRPKDNGPNILPEKSLDINGNPINPCSRNYPSEFIQTGLSAIDGLNTLVRGQKLPIFSGTGLPHSKIAAQIARQAKVLGKDENFAVVFGAMGITFEEAEFFIDDFKDTGAIERAVLFMNLANEPAIERIATPRMALTCAEYLAFEKGMHVLVILTDMTMYCEALREVSAARKEIPGRRGYPGYLYTDLATIYERAGRIKDNAGSITLIPVLTMPEDDKTHPIPDLTGYITEGQIIISRQLHRKGIYPPIDVLPSLSRLKDKGIGQGKTREDHSDVLNQLFACYARGVEAKELAVILGEAALSDIDKLYSAFATKFENEFVKQSEYNDRSIEDTLNIGWTLLSMMPQQELKRIRPEYIAKYYKKG
- a CDS encoding V-type ATP synthase subunit D, with the protein product MRLAVNPTRMELMKLKKRHVLALRGHKLLRDKQEELMRRFMLLVNNLEESRKEVEKELVKSFQLAAQIGMSLPESTYKNFDYFQNKRLELTNTKKRIMNLTPPHYEITTLPDPYIYSLVNTSFEVGNFARVFKNVLPKLIALAELEASFVIISDELEKTRRRVNALEYVLIPSIEETIKYIEMKLSELERSTLVRLMRVKELLQQQ